The DNA region CCGGTCCTGGGGCCGGGCTGGCTTTGccttgggatttttttctttgctttgttttttctctaaGACAGACTTTTGTGTCCTGAAAAGTGTAGGCGCCCGGAGGCTTctgccaggggagtgggggcagcaggGCCCACTCAAGGCCCGGTTTTCGGCCCAGTGGGTGCCCTTTGGAGCTGCtcgccccagcctggcctgggcgggCTTCAGGAATCCTGGGCAGAGGTGGCGTTTTCCAACCACAGCATGCCCACGAAGGAGgctggggggccctgctggcctcGGCCCCTGCCTCCTCCGATCATGGAGGTGGGCTGGGAGCTGGTGTCACCTTGAAGGAAGTCTAACCCACATCCCCGAAGGCCAGCAGGTCCTGGGATCTGATGCCGCCTCAGGACTGGGCTAGGTGCGATCTGACTAGCCATTGTGGAccctgccgccgccaccaccactggCCCAACGTCAGGGAGCGGCAAGCTGGGAGCGGGAGGCCCCTAGCACACCTGCCACCACCTGGGACAGCCACGGTTGCCAGTTCAGGGATGCCTCAGGGGGGCTGGGTGACCTGGACGTGGGGATGTTGGGTGGTGGGCTGGGTCCCTGTGTTGCCCGGTGGGTGGTGTGCTGGGCCTGTGCTCCCAGCTGAGCGTGAGGGGTGTATCCCCTTCCACGCCTGTGCCCAGCAGCACAGGCCCTCCAGGCAAGGCTGGTCCTGGGGCCCCGGTGGGAGCTGGTGACCAGTGGCCTGTGCAGAGAATAAAGACAGTCTGCGTGGCTCCTGTGCACCCTTACTCTGAGCCTGTGTAGTGCCACAGCCCAAGGGCATTCCTGCTGGAATGGCTGGGCCACAGCCAGTGACCTGCTGGCTTCATGTTCCTGGGAGGTCCCACCagactcccctccttccctcccagtgGGGGCCTGAGAGGAGCTGCTGGGAAAGGGATgagtcaggggtgggggtggggctggggacccAGTGGCAGGGGATGTGACTCATGGGAAATCCTGGGCCTtttgggaagtgggggcagctaGGGCTGGgagtcccatcccccaccctggaGCCATCTAGTCCTTTGTTCCCTGGGTTCCCTCATGTTGAGGGTGTGAGCCTGCCCACAAGGGAAAAGCCATTTCCCAGAAAGCCGGTGGGACACTGGTCCCTCCTGGGAAGTCCCCTGCTGGTAGGGAGTGGGTGGAACTCAAAAGGAGGGGCGTGGGGCGTGGCTGTCCGCTGAGTCCTCTTTCACAGCAGAGCCCCTGGACTTGGTGACCCTCCTGGGCACTGCCACTCCTTGACTGGCCCTGACCTACCCTCCACACCCAACTACCCAGAGCTCAGCTTGGGGCCGGGCCATGGAGCCTCAGCTCCCCTGTGCCCCACAGCGGGAAGGCCACACCTGCCACCCACTGGCCACTTCCCATGATCCTCCTGCCATCAAGGTCTGCCTCAGTCCACCACCGTCACACAGCACTGTTCTACACAATCAGTTTTACAAAAGGGTTTTATAAAAACTAAACTTGGTGCCTGTCAGTAGAATAAATAAGGGGCTCAGCTGGCCAGGGAGAAGCGCTTCCGGATAGTGCGCTCCACCCCCGGCAGCCTGGCCGTGTGCAGGGCCTGCAGCAGCCCTGCCGccagcgccccgggccgggccTCGCGGAGCTTCGTGAGCTGCCTCCGCAGTGTCTGCTGCAAGGACAGGCGGTCCTCCCAGGGCCGGCGGGGAGTCCATGCCCCCGGGCCCGACAGGGCGTGCTGCAGCTGCAGGAGCCTCCTGAGGGAGACGTTTTGGAAAGCCACGAAGTCCACGAGGGCGCGCTCACACTCCTCGGTCCCTGTGGGAGGGTTGGGCCAGGTCCTGGGGTGAAGGCTCCCTGCAGACAGCCCTCCCCATGCCCCTGCGTTAACACCTGAGAGTGACCTGCTGGGATCCCAGGCCAggagggtggtgggagaggcGGCCCCAGGAtgtgggcctgggtgaggggacgCCACTGCTGACTTGAGCACCCAGtgatggggtggggagcagcattGCTTGCCGGTGCTAAAGCCATCAGCACAGTGCACTCAATggtgccactgccaccacccagggctcctcagtgggTCTTGGGGACCCTTGACCCCACGAGGCTGGAGGCACTTCCCAGATGCCCGCTAAATGCCTGACTCCAGGGCTGGACTGGCCAAgagctggggcagggcacaggctgagcttgCCACCCCTTGGCCAACCTCCCCCCAtctgcgcgccccccccccccccggctcacCTGCCCCGGTCCAGTCACCTGCACTCCCTGGTTCTGGAGTGCCGAGAGGGGGGCCTGTGCAGCTGGTGCACAGGGCGTCACGGAAGGGGGCGCCCGGCACGTTGAGGACCAGGCCCAGGGCTGTGCAGTTGCGGTGGGGCTGGCACTGCTCCGAGCTGGAGCTGTTGGCCGAGAAGGTGCC from Eptesicus fuscus isolate TK198812 chromosome 12, DD_ASM_mEF_20220401, whole genome shotgun sequence includes:
- the TNFRSF6B gene encoding tumor necrosis factor receptor superfamily member 6B isoform X1, translating into MKAPARLPLILPRALPLLLPMLAVLGAAEDVPTYPWWDVDTQEWLTCGQCPPGTFVHRPCSRDHPTTCRQCPPHHYTQFWNYLERCRYCNVVCGEHEEEARPCSVVHNRACRCRPGFFEFAGFCLEHTPCPPGYGVVALGTPTQDTQCQPCAPGTFSANSSSSEQCQPHRNCTALGLVLNVPGAPFRDALCTSCTGPPLGTPEPGSAGDWTGAGTEECERALVDFVAFQNVSLRRLLQLQHALSGPGAWTPRRPWEDRLSLQQTLRRQLTKLREARPGALAAGLLQALHTARLPGVERTIRKRFSLAS